One segment of Hoplias malabaricus isolate fHopMal1 unplaced genomic scaffold, fHopMal1.hap1 H_2, whole genome shotgun sequence DNA contains the following:
- the LOC136686044 gene encoding collagen alpha-1(I) chain-like has translation MFSFVDIRLALLLSATVLLARGQGEDDRKDSSCTLDGQVYNDRDVWKPEPCQICVCDSGTVMCDEVICEDTSDCANPVIPPDECCPICPDDEYQEPRAEGPKGEPGEKGDRGPAGPPGNDGIPGQPGLPGPPGPPGPPGLGGNFSPQMSGGFDEKSGGMSIPGPMGPMGPRGPPGPPGLAGPQGFTGPPGEPGEAGAPGSMGPRGAAGPPGKNGEDGESGKPGRPGERGPSGPQGARGFPGTPGLPGIKGHRGFSGLDGAKGDTGPAGPKGEPGVSGENGAPGAMGPRGLPGERGRAGPSGAAGARGNDGAAGAAGPPGPTGPAGPPGFPGGPGAKGEVGAQGSRGPEGPQGSRGEAGNPGPAGAAGPAGNNGADGAPGAKGAPGAPGIAGAPGFPGPRGPPGPAGTPGAAGPKGNTGEAGAAGAKGEAGVKGEAGAPGVQGPPGPAGEEGKRGARGEPGAIGARGPVGERGAPGARGFPGTDGSAGPKGAPGERGGPGIVGPKGATGEPGRNGEPGMPGSKGMTGSPGSPGPDGKTGPSGPAGQDGRPGPPGPAGARGQPGVMGFPGPKGAAGEGGKPGERGVMGAVGVPGAAGKDGDVGAPGAPGPAGPAGERGEQGPAGPPGFQGLPGPQGATGEPGKPGEQGVPGEAGAPGPAGSRGDRGFPGERGAPGLAGPAGPRGSPGAAGNDGAKGESGAPGSPGAQGPPGLQGMPGERGAAGLPGLKGDRGDQGAKGADGAAGKDGIRGMTGPIGPPGPAGAQGDKGEPGPAGPLGPTGARGPPGERGELGAPGPAGFAGPPGADGQPGAKGEAGDAGAKGDAGAPGPSGATGAPGPQGPVGATGAKGARGAAGPPGATGFPGAAGRVGPPGPAGNSGPPGPPGPSGKEGQKGNRGETGPAGRPGEIGAAGPPGAPGEKGTPGSEGAPGSSGIPGPQGIAGQRGIVGLPGQRGERGFPGLPGPSGEPGKQGPSGPGGERGPSGPMGPPGLAGPPGEPGREGTPGNEGSAGRDGAAGPKGDRGESGAAGAPGAPGPPGAPGPIGPAGKTGDRGESGPAGPAGPAGPAGQRGPAGPAGARGDKGEAGEAGERGMKGHRGFTGMQGPPGPPGPSGESGPAGASGPAGPRGPAGSSGSAGKDGMSGLPGPIGPPGPRGRTGEIGPAGPPGPPGPPGPPGPSGGGFDIGFIAQPQEKAPDPFRHFRADDANVMRDRDLEVDTTLKSLSQQIESIRSPDGTKKNPARTCRDLKMCHPDWKSGEYWIDPDQGCNQDAIKVYCNMETGETCVYPAEAEIPKKNWYTSKNIKEKKHVWFGEAMTDGFQFEYGSEESKPEDVNIQLTFLRLMSTEASQNITYHCKNSIAYMDQATGNLKKALLLQGSNEIEIRAEGNSRFTYSVTEDGCTSHTGAWGKTVIDYKTTKTSRLPIIDIAPMDVGAPNQEFGIEVGPVCFL, from the exons ATGTTCAGCTTTGTGGATATTCGGCTGGCGCTGTTGCTCAGCGCAACAGTGCTTTTGGCAAGAGGGCAAGGCGAGGACGACC GCAAAGATAGCAGCTGCACGTTGGACGGGCAGGTGTACAATGACCGGGATGTCTGGAAACCGGAGCCGTgtcagatctgtgtgtgtgacagtggcaCGGTGATGTGCGATGAGGTCATCTGCGAGGACACGAGCGACTGTGCCAACCCCGTCATTCCTCCCGACGAGTGCTGCCCCATTTGCCCCGACGACG AATACCAAGAGCCCAGAGCTgag GGACCCAAGGGTGAGCCTGGCGAGAAAGGCGACAGG GGTCCTGCTGGTCCTCCCGGCAATGATGGAATCCCCGGACAGCCTGGACTTCCTGGGCCCCCAGGTCCCCCTGGACCCCCTGGCCTTGGCGGA AACTTTTCTCCTCAAATGTCTGGAGGTTTTGATGAGAAGTCCGGTGGCATGTCTATCCCAGGCCCAATG GGACCAATGGGCCCCCGTGGTCCCCCTGGACCTCCTGGACTTGCC GGACCCCAAGGTTTCACTGGCCCTCCCGGTGAGCCTGGTGAGGCTGGTGCTCCT GGTTCTATGGGTCCCCGTGGTGCAGCTGGTCCTCCTGGAAAGAACGGAGAAGAT GGTGAGTCTGGCAAGCCTGGTCGCCCAGGTGAGCGCGGTCCTTCCGGTCCTCAG GGTGCTCGTGGATTCCCCGGAACCCCCGGACTTCCTGGAATCAAGGGACACAGA GGTTTCAGCGGTCTAGATGGAGCTAAGGGAGATACCGGTCCTGCTGGTCCTAAG GGAGAGCCTGGTGTATCTGGTGAGAATGGAGCCCCTGGCGCCATG GGACCTCGTGGTCTTCCTGGTGAGAGAGGCCGTGCTGGACCTTCTGGTGCAGCT GGTGCTCGTGGTAACGATGGTGCTGCTGGTGCTGCTGGTCCTCCT GGCCCAACTGGTCCTGCTGGTCCTCCAGGATTCCCTGGTGGCCCCGGAGCTAAG GGTGAGGTTGGTGCTCAGGGAAGTCGTGGACCTGAAGGACCCCAGGGATCCCGCGGTGAGGCTGGTAACCCTGGACCTGCTGGGGCTGCTGGACCAGCT GGTAACAACGGTGCTGATGGTGCTCCTGGTGCTAAGGGTGCCCCT GGTGCTCCCGGAATTGCTGGTGCCCCTGGTTTCCCTGGACCTCGTGGTCCTCCCGGACCTGCTGGAACTCCTGGTGCCGCTGGTCCCAAGGGTAACACT ggtgaggctGGTGCCGCTGGAGCTAAAGGAGAGGCTGGTGTCAAGGGAGAGGCTGGTGCCCCTGGAGTTCAGGGACCCCCTGGACCTGCTGGTGAGGAAGGCAAGAGAGGAGCTCGTGGTGAGCCCGGTGCTATTGGTGCCCGTGGACCCGTTGGCGAGCGT GGTGCACCTGGTGCTCGTGGTTTCCCTGGTACTGATGGATCTGCTGGCCCTAAG GGTGCCCCTGGTGAGCGTGGAGGCCCTGGAATTGTTGGACCTAAAGGCGCCACTGGTGAGCCTGGCCGCAACGGAGAGCCTGGAATGCCTGGATCAAAG GGTATGACTGGTAGCCCTGGCAGCCCTGGACCTGATGGAAAGACTGGCCCCTCT GGACCCGCCGGACAAGATGGCCGCCCCGGACCCCCAGGCCCTGCTGGAGCCAGAGGTCAGCCTGGTGTTATGGGATTCCCCGGACCAAAGGGTGCTGCT GGTGAGGGTGGCAAACCTGGTGAGAGAGGTGTGATGGGTGCTGTTGGTGTTCCT gGTGCTGCTGGTAAAGACGGTGATGTTGGTGCTCCTGGTGCCCCCGGCCCCGCT GGACCTGCTGGTGAGAGAGGTGAGCAGGGACCTGCTGGTCCTCCTGGATTCCAG GGTCTGCCTGGACCTCAGGGTGCTACTGGTGAGCCCGGAAAGCCTGGTGAGCAG GGTGTGCCTGGTGAGGCTGGTGCTCCTGGACCTGCTGGATCCAGA GGTGACAGAGGATTCCCTGGTGAGCGTGGTGCCCCTGGACTTGCTGGTCCTGCTGGCCCTCGTGGCTCTCCTGGTGCAGCTGGTAACGATGGTGCCAAG GGTGAGAGTGGTGCTCCTGGTTCCCCTGGGGCTCAGGGTCCTCCCGGACTTCAGGGTATGCCTGGTGAGCGTGGTGCTGCTGGTCTGCCAGGTCTTAAGGGTGACAGA GGTGACCAAGGCGCAAAGGGAGCTGATGGTGCCGCTGGTAAGGATGGCATCCGTGGTATGACCGGACCTATTGGACCTCCTGGACCAGCTGGAGCTCAGGGCGACAAG GGAGAGCCTGGACCTGCTGGACCTCTTGGACCCACTGGTGCCCGTGGACCACCT GGCGAGCGTGGTGAGCTTGGTGCCCCTGGACCTGCTGGATTTGCTGGACCACCC GGTGCTGATGGCCAGCCTGGTGCTAAGGGAGAGGCTGGAGATGCTGGTGCTAAGGGTGATGCTGGTGCCCCTGGACCTTCTGGAGCTACTGGAGCCCCTGGACCTCAG GGCCCTGTTGGTGCTACTGGAGCTAAGGGTGCTCGTGGTGCTGCTGGACCACCT GGTGCTACTGGTTTCCCTGGTGCTGCTGGCAGAGTTGGACCACCTGGCCCCGCT GGTAACTCTGGTCCCCCTGGACCTCCCGGACCCTCTGGAAAAGAAGGCCAAAAAGGTAACCGTGGTGAGACTGGACCTGCTGGTCGCCCAGGTGAGATTGGTGCCGCTGGCCCTCCTGGTGCTCCTGGTGAGAAGGGAACTCCTGGTTCTGAGGGTGCCCCC GGATCTTCTGGTATCCCCGGACCTCAAGGTATTGCTGGACAGCGTGGTATTGTTGGTCTTCCTGGACAAAGAGGCGAGCGTGGTTTCCCTGGCCTCCCTGGCCCATCT GGAGAGCCTGGCAAGCAGGGACCTTCTGGCCCCGGTGGCGAGCGTGGACCTTCTGGACCCATGGGACCCCCTGGACTGGCTGGACCTCCTGGTGAGCCTGGACGTGAG GGAACTCCTGGTAATGAGGGTTCTGCTGGCCGTGATGGTGCTGCTGGCCCCAAG GGTGACCGTGGTGAGTCTGGTGCTGCTGGTGCTCCTGGTGCTCCTGGACCCCCTGGTGCTCCTGGACCTATTGGCCCTGCTGGAAAGACTGGTGACCGTGGAGAGTCT GGTCCCGCTGGTCCTGCCGGTCCTGCTGGTCCTGCTGGCCAACGTGGTCCtgct GGACCTGCTGGAGCCCGTGGAGACAAGGGTGAGGCTGGAGAGGCTGGAGAAAGAGGCATGAAGGGACACAGAGGATTCACCGGAATGCAAGGACCACCTGGACCTCCC GGACCTTCTGGAGAGTCTGGACCTGCTGGAGCTTCTGGCCCCGCTGGACCAAGA GGACCTGCAGGATCTAGTGGTTCCGCTGGTAAGGACGGTATGAGTGGACTTCCTGGACCCATTGGACCCCCTGGACCTCGTGGTCGCACTGGTGAAATTGGACCTGCT GGACCTCCTGGACCTCCCGGACCCCCTGGACCTCCTGGACCCTCTGGTGGTGGATTCGACATTGGTTTCATTGCCCAGCCCCAGGAGAAGGCCCCTGATCCTTTCCGCCACTTCCGTGCTGATGATGCTAATGTGATGCGTGACCGTGACCTCGAGGTTGACACAACACTCAAGTCCCTGAGCCAGCAGATTGAGAGCATCCGTAGCCCCGATGGCACCAAGAAGAACCCTGCCCGTACCTGCCGGGACCTGAAGATGTGCCATCCCGACTGGAAGAGTG GCGAGTACTGGATTGACCCTGACCAGGGCTGCAACCAGGATGCCATCAAGGTCTACTGCAACATGGAGACTGGCGAGACCTGCGTCTACCCAGCAGAGGCTGAAATTCCCAAGAAGAACTGGTACACAAGCAAGAACATCAAGGAGAAGAAGCATGTCTGGTTCGGAGAGGCCATGACCGATGGCTTCCAG TTCGAATATGGTAGTGAAGAGTCCAAGCCTGAGGATGTCAACATCCAACTCACCTTCCTGCGTCTCATGTCCACTGAGGCCTCCCAGAACATCACATACCACTGCAAGAACAGTATTGCCTACATGGACCAGGCCACAGGCAATCTTAAGAAGGCTCTGCTGCTCCAGGGTTCCAACGAGATTGAGATCAGAGCAGAGGGCAACAGCCGCTTCACATACAGCGTCACTGAGGATGGCTGCACG TCGCACACCGGTGCATGGGGCAAGACAGTCATTGACTACAAAACAACGAAAACATCTCGGCTGCCTATTATTGACATCGCTCCTATGGACGTTGGTGCACCCAATCAGGAATTTGGCATTGAAGTTGGCCCAGTCTGCTTCTTGTAA